From the genome of Brevibacterium sp. JSBI002, one region includes:
- a CDS encoding calcineurin-like phosphoesterase family protein, producing MQTRRIRPRTAAAGLGACAALSLFAPLLSPTSATAADAPAELYEGHVQVDRGKADDSKKFTGQVFDDVNENSKLDGDEKGVSGVAVSNGVDVVQTDGDGRYELPVRDNMTVSITQPSGWQVPVDEDKVAQFSYNHLPEGSGGLEFGGIEPTGETPKAVNFPMVESQASAKGEQNCPIASDTQAYDKTEMGYARDGAVGDLADRNDYGACGVLLLGDNVGDDLSLNDELRDIYSQMNGPVRVAPGNHDQDYDAVDDSHALDTFRDQFGPSYFSYDVGKTHFVVLDSIEYEGKANRKKYKEKISQDQLTWLENDLKNVPKNAQVVVATHAPILTHKEVVVDNARDFYDVISDYPNAVTVGGHTHTQENLVAGETRKEWAAAGIEKLPNTQIVAGAVSGDWYSGGLNADGLPYSFTQDASEPGVLTLEYDGASRSERYTVRNESDDHQLLLGVNSPEWRDWAQKAQEWQDADKEGTAPKEISERVVTREDLKQGETWLTSSFLAGTSDARVEVSFDGKAPKQSEHTQPGKGEALAKGWEYTDPYTASQNLRTSGNVGQSSSHLWRTEIPSNLDLGTHTAEVTGTDRYGRDFTESVRFTVVEDEAAAKTESQKLLRQDGFDAQQKKEVRDPLGLDSEEAQSARND from the coding sequence ATGCAGACACGACGAATCCGCCCGCGCACCGCTGCCGCAGGCCTGGGAGCCTGTGCCGCGCTCTCGCTCTTCGCCCCGCTTCTCTCGCCGACCTCGGCGACGGCCGCGGACGCACCGGCTGAACTCTACGAAGGCCACGTCCAGGTCGACCGCGGCAAGGCCGACGATTCGAAGAAGTTCACCGGTCAGGTCTTCGACGACGTCAACGAGAACTCGAAGCTCGATGGTGATGAGAAGGGCGTCTCCGGTGTTGCGGTGAGCAACGGAGTCGACGTCGTCCAGACGGACGGAGACGGACGCTACGAGCTGCCCGTGCGAGACAACATGACCGTGTCGATCACTCAGCCCTCCGGCTGGCAGGTACCCGTCGATGAGGACAAGGTCGCACAGTTCAGCTACAACCACCTGCCCGAAGGCTCCGGCGGCCTCGAATTCGGAGGAATCGAACCGACCGGTGAGACTCCGAAGGCCGTGAACTTCCCGATGGTCGAATCGCAGGCCTCAGCGAAAGGCGAGCAGAACTGCCCGATCGCCTCCGACACCCAGGCCTATGACAAGACAGAGATGGGCTACGCCCGCGACGGGGCCGTCGGTGACCTCGCCGACCGCAATGACTACGGGGCCTGCGGAGTGCTGCTGCTCGGGGACAACGTCGGTGACGACCTCAGCCTCAACGATGAACTGCGCGATATCTACTCCCAGATGAACGGGCCCGTGCGCGTGGCGCCGGGCAATCACGACCAGGACTACGACGCGGTCGACGACTCTCACGCCCTCGACACGTTCCGTGACCAGTTCGGTCCCTCGTACTTCTCCTACGACGTGGGCAAAACCCACTTCGTCGTCCTCGACAGCATCGAATACGAGGGCAAGGCGAACAGGAAGAAGTACAAGGAGAAGATCAGTCAGGATCAGCTGACCTGGCTGGAGAACGATCTGAAGAACGTGCCGAAGAATGCGCAGGTCGTCGTTGCCACCCACGCGCCGATCCTCACGCACAAAGAGGTCGTCGTCGACAATGCGAGGGACTTCTACGACGTCATCTCCGACTACCCGAACGCCGTGACCGTCGGCGGACACACGCACACTCAGGAGAACCTCGTCGCTGGCGAGACGCGGAAGGAATGGGCTGCAGCCGGGATCGAGAAGCTGCCGAATACGCAGATCGTCGCCGGTGCCGTCTCCGGCGACTGGTACTCCGGCGGCCTCAACGCCGACGGGCTGCCGTACTCGTTCACTCAGGACGCTTCGGAACCGGGCGTGCTCACCCTCGAATACGACGGTGCTTCGCGCAGCGAACGCTACACCGTGCGCAACGAATCCGACGACCATCAGCTGCTGCTCGGCGTGAACTCGCCAGAGTGGCGTGACTGGGCGCAGAAGGCCCAGGAGTGGCAGGACGCGGACAAGGAGGGCACTGCTCCGAAGGAGATCTCCGAACGCGTCGTCACCCGCGAGGACCTCAAGCAGGGCGAGACCTGGCTGACCTCGAGCTTCCTCGCCGGCACTTCGGACGCACGAGTCGAGGTCAGCTTCGACGGCAAAGCGCCGAAGCAGTCCGAGCACACTCAGCCGGGCAAAGGCGAAGCCCTGGCCAAGGGCTGGGAATACACCGATCCGTACACGGCGTCACAGAACCTGCGCACCTCCGGCAATGTGGGCCAGTCGAGCTCGCACCTGTGGCGGACCGAGATCCCCTCGAACCTCGACCTGGGCACCCACACCGCCGAGGTGACTGGAACCGACCGCTACGGTCGTGACTTCACCGAGTCGGTCCGGTTCACCGTGGTCGAGGATGAGGCCGCCGCGAAGACCGAATCGCAGAAGCTGCTGCGCCAGGATGGCTTCGATGCTCAGCAGAAGAAGGAAGTCCGGGATCCGTTGGGTCTCGACTCCGAAGAGGCTCAGTCGGCTCGCAACGACTGA
- a CDS encoding P1 family peptidase — MTWETARGSRPEARPGPFRGGGVLEIPGIRLGHAGECTDRRLTGITTVLPPIGSTVGVDVRGGGPATRETDVIAPGTHSYGADAIVLTGGSAFGLGAVSGVVDTLAEAGLGFPAPGLADAVVPLVPAAAIFDLGRGNGSVSPPRPDEGAEATRAALSGRTDEIRGSIGAGVGARSGFQSVRGGLGSYAVRLPSGTTVAALVVANSLGTIGTPTGGLWLDPLLRSIGLDLPKVLSLPATPPPAPGTAAKNTTIAIVATDARLDTAQTTRMASGAHAGISRAVQPSHTLFDGDTVFGIATGAQDLPTDRDAATRELVMISAAAADALSLAILDAHVSATPVDSAWGQPPTLSEIAPDFTSEFNAL, encoded by the coding sequence ATGACCTGGGAGACCGCGCGCGGTTCGCGCCCCGAGGCACGGCCCGGCCCGTTCCGCGGGGGCGGAGTCCTCGAAATCCCCGGTATCCGCCTCGGCCATGCGGGTGAGTGCACCGACCGCCGGCTGACGGGGATCACCACCGTGCTGCCCCCGATTGGTTCGACCGTCGGCGTCGATGTTCGCGGGGGCGGTCCCGCCACCCGTGAGACCGATGTCATCGCGCCGGGAACACATTCCTATGGTGCCGATGCCATCGTCCTCACCGGCGGCTCCGCGTTCGGGCTGGGTGCCGTCTCCGGAGTCGTCGACACCCTCGCCGAGGCGGGGCTCGGATTCCCTGCTCCCGGACTTGCCGATGCGGTCGTTCCGCTCGTTCCCGCCGCCGCGATCTTCGACCTCGGCCGCGGAAACGGTTCCGTGTCACCGCCGAGACCGGACGAAGGGGCCGAGGCGACACGAGCGGCGCTGTCCGGGAGGACAGACGAGATCCGAGGCAGCATCGGGGCAGGCGTCGGAGCCCGGTCCGGGTTCCAGAGTGTGCGCGGAGGGCTCGGGTCCTATGCCGTCCGGCTGCCCAGCGGAACCACAGTCGCGGCCCTCGTAGTGGCGAATTCGCTGGGAACGATCGGCACGCCGACGGGCGGTCTGTGGTTGGACCCGCTGCTGCGCTCGATCGGTCTCGATCTGCCGAAGGTGCTGAGTCTCCCCGCCACTCCGCCGCCGGCCCCGGGGACTGCCGCGAAGAACACGACGATTGCGATCGTCGCAACCGATGCACGCCTCGATACGGCGCAGACCACGCGGATGGCATCGGGTGCGCACGCGGGCATCTCGCGAGCTGTGCAGCCCTCGCACACCCTCTTCGACGGCGACACGGTCTTCGGCATCGCCACAGGAGCGCAGGATCTGCCCACCGATCGTGACGCGGCCACCCGAGAGCTCGTGATGATCTCCGCGGCGGCGGCCGATGCGCTGAGCTTGGCGATCCTCGACGCCCATGTTTCGGCGACACCCGTCGACAGCGCTTGGGGGCAGCCGCCGACGCTGAGCGAGATCGCACCGGATTTCACCTCGGAGTTCAACGCTCTCTGA
- a CDS encoding PHP domain-containing protein produces the protein MVIDLHVHTAFSDGTQTPSELISEASMDGIDVVGLTDHDTTAGWTLAEDAARVYGLGLVRGMEISCRYEGISVHLLSYLHDPYDTGLAEVVQETRRARLDRTHLIIERLAEDYPIDMDAVLSVSGEDATIGRPHIADALVAAGVVESRTEAFSSILSSQGKYHVSLPTIDPITAIGLIREAGGVSVFAHPRAAMRGRVVPDSAMTEFIAAGLDGLEVDHRDNPAQEREAMRRLAHEHDLIVTGSSDYHGTGKPNRLGEHVTSDHMLGKLLERAASRPGGVDYIQG, from the coding sequence ATGGTCATCGATCTCCACGTGCACACCGCATTTTCGGACGGGACCCAGACCCCGTCCGAACTCATCTCAGAAGCCTCGATGGATGGCATCGACGTCGTCGGACTCACCGACCACGACACCACCGCAGGTTGGACCCTTGCCGAAGATGCCGCCCGCGTCTACGGGCTGGGCCTGGTGAGGGGAATGGAGATCTCCTGTCGCTACGAGGGGATCAGCGTGCACCTGCTCTCCTATCTCCACGACCCGTACGACACGGGGCTGGCCGAGGTCGTGCAGGAGACGAGGCGGGCAAGACTCGACCGCACCCACCTCATCATCGAACGGCTGGCCGAAGACTATCCGATCGACATGGATGCGGTGCTCTCCGTGTCGGGCGAGGACGCCACGATCGGACGTCCGCATATCGCCGATGCGCTGGTGGCAGCCGGCGTCGTCGAGTCGCGCACGGAAGCGTTCTCGTCGATTCTGTCCAGCCAGGGAAAATATCATGTGTCCCTGCCGACGATCGATCCGATCACCGCGATCGGACTGATTCGGGAAGCCGGCGGAGTCTCTGTCTTCGCCCACCCGCGCGCGGCCATGCGCGGTCGGGTCGTGCCCGATTCGGCGATGACCGAATTCATCGCTGCCGGTCTCGACGGACTCGAAGTCGACCATAGGGACAATCCTGCGCAGGAGCGAGAGGCGATGCGACGCCTGGCGCATGAGCACGATCTCATCGTCACCGGCTCCAGCGACTACCACGGCACGGGCAAGCCCAACCGCCTCGGCGAGCACGTC
- a CDS encoding aminopeptidase P family protein, whose amino-acid sequence MTEQNSDTPDSTQNLADRVNNRSHRPNSAAFRDFVASGWDRTPLNAEALAAAGFTPARRDAVSAAFPGERLVVPAGGLKVRSNDTDYRFRAHSAFIHLTGLEADSEPDAVLVFEPEDDGHDVTLYFRPRAGADTEEFFSDSRYGEYWVGPRADLEAMSTMTGIATESSATVDDAITKDLGAISVRLVRQADTRIDGVIDLARTQVQADLETSEAGDAELAQLLSELRLIKDDHEIAQLREAVAITRAGFDNVVAALPKALGHRRGERVVETAFETAARSDGNGVGYDTIAASGNNACTLHWIRNDGQVRDGDLILVDAGAEADSLYTADITRTMPVSGTFTPVQAKIYDAVLEASDAAFAVAAEHPNRPVKFREVHEAAMEVIAKRLEEFGVLPVSAAVSLSPEGQQHRRWMVHGTSHHLGLDVHDCAQARAEMYLDATIEPGMVFTIEPGLYFKSDDLLLPEEFRGNGVRIEDDVLVTADGVENLSGDFPRSRAEIEAWVQSRPQDR is encoded by the coding sequence ATGACAGAGCAGAACTCAGATACCCCAGACTCGACCCAAAACCTCGCAGACCGCGTCAACAACCGCTCGCACCGCCCGAATTCCGCCGCCTTCCGTGACTTCGTCGCCTCCGGTTGGGATCGCACTCCCCTCAACGCCGAGGCTCTCGCCGCCGCCGGTTTCACCCCGGCCCGTCGGGACGCGGTCTCGGCAGCGTTCCCCGGCGAACGGCTCGTCGTTCCCGCCGGCGGACTCAAGGTCCGCTCAAACGACACCGACTACCGCTTCCGCGCTCATTCCGCGTTCATCCACCTCACGGGCCTGGAAGCCGATTCCGAACCCGACGCCGTGCTCGTCTTCGAGCCCGAGGACGACGGCCACGATGTGACGCTGTACTTCCGTCCCCGCGCCGGTGCCGATACGGAGGAGTTCTTCTCCGATTCCCGCTACGGAGAGTACTGGGTCGGACCGCGCGCCGATCTCGAAGCGATGTCCACCATGACCGGCATCGCAACGGAGAGCTCCGCCACGGTCGATGACGCCATCACGAAGGATCTCGGGGCCATCTCCGTGCGCCTCGTCCGACAGGCCGACACCCGCATCGACGGAGTCATCGACCTGGCTCGCACCCAGGTCCAGGCCGATCTCGAGACGTCCGAGGCCGGCGACGCCGAACTGGCCCAGCTCCTCTCCGAGCTGCGCCTGATCAAGGACGACCACGAGATCGCGCAGCTGCGCGAAGCCGTCGCCATCACCCGCGCCGGTTTCGACAACGTGGTGGCAGCGCTGCCGAAGGCACTCGGGCACCGTCGTGGGGAGCGTGTCGTCGAGACCGCGTTCGAGACCGCCGCTCGCTCCGACGGCAACGGAGTCGGCTACGACACGATCGCCGCCTCGGGCAACAATGCCTGCACCCTGCACTGGATCCGCAACGACGGTCAGGTCCGGGACGGTGACCTCATCCTCGTCGATGCCGGAGCCGAAGCCGATTCGCTCTACACCGCGGACATCACCCGCACCATGCCCGTGTCGGGCACCTTCACTCCGGTGCAGGCGAAGATCTACGATGCCGTGCTCGAAGCCTCCGATGCCGCGTTCGCCGTGGCCGCCGAGCACCCCAACCGGCCTGTGAAGTTCCGTGAGGTCCACGAGGCGGCCATGGAGGTCATCGCGAAGCGTCTCGAAGAGTTCGGTGTGCTGCCCGTCTCCGCGGCCGTTTCGCTGTCGCCGGAAGGACAGCAGCACCGCCGGTGGATGGTCCACGGCACCAGTCATCACCTCGGCCTCGACGTCCATGATTGTGCACAGGCGAGAGCGGAGATGTACTTGGACGCAACTATAGAACCGGGAATGGTCTTCACCATCGAACCCGGACTGTACTTCAAATCAGACGACCTGCTCCTGCCCGAGGAGTTCCGCGGCAACGGTGTCCGCATCGAGGACGACGTCCTCGTCACCGCCGACGGAGTGGAGAATCTCTCGGGCGACTTCCCCCGCAGCCGCGCCGAGATCGAGGCCTGGGTGCAGAGCCGGCCCCAGGACCGCTGA